The genomic region TGTCTGGCAACGAATTGTCCGAAAGCTCTACACCAAGTATGATAAGGAATTCTACTCCTATCCAGCTGCCAAGACTAATCACCATGCCTTTGAAACGGGTTTGGCCTATCATACGGCGACCATGGTGCGTTTGGCAGATGCTATTAGCGAAGTTTATCCTCAGCTCAATAAGAGCCTGCTCTATGCGGGGATTATGCTGCATGACTTGGCTAAGGTCATCGAGTTGACGGGACCAGACCAGACCGAGTACACAGTGCGAGGCAATCTTCTTGGGCATATTGCTTTGATTGATAGCGAAATTACCAAGACAGTTATGGAACTCGGTATCGATGATACCAAGGAAGAAGTCGTTCTGCTTCGTCACGTCATCCTTAGTCACCACGGCTTGCTTGAGTATGGAAGTCCAGTCCGTCCACGCATTATGGAAGCAGAGATTATCCATATGATTGATAATCTGGATGCAAGCATGATGATGATGTCAACAGCTCTGGCTTTGGTGGATAAAGGAGAGATGACCAATAAAATCTTCGCTATGGACAATCGTTCCTTCTATAAACC from Streptococcus mitis NCTC 12261 harbors:
- a CDS encoding 3'-5' exoribonuclease YhaM family protein; this translates as MKISHMKKDELFEGFYLIKSADLRQTRAGKNYLAFTFQDDSGEIEGKLWDAQPHNVEAYTAGKVVHMKGRREVYNNTPQVNQITLRLPQPGEPNDPADFKVKSPVDVKEIRDYMSQMIFKIENPVWQRIVRKLYTKYDKEFYSYPAAKTNHHAFETGLAYHTATMVRLADAISEVYPQLNKSLLYAGIMLHDLAKVIELTGPDQTEYTVRGNLLGHIALIDSEITKTVMELGIDDTKEEVVLLRHVILSHHGLLEYGSPVRPRIMEAEIIHMIDNLDASMMMMSTALALVDKGEMTNKIFAMDNRSFYKPDLD